The nucleotide sequence AAAACCTCGAATGAATCAGGGGAAACCAGTTTGTTATTGATCGATAGCGAAGATTTCGTAGCCAGCGATTCCCCCTGGATGCATTTGGCTAACCCGTCAGGAGATGGATTTACCAAACCGGAAAATGCCACTGACGAGCATTGTCATTTCATGGTTGTTTGTATGGAATCATGGTTTCTTGCGGATAAGGAAGCGCTTATAAGTTATTTCGGCCAAGGCTTCAACGAGACGGCTTTACCTCAGAATTCCGAAATTGAAGCCATTTCTAAGAAGGATATTTATGATGGATTGCATAAGGCTTCATCCAAATGCAAAACAAAAGCCCCTTATGGCAAAGGCAAACACTCTTTCGATATCCTTCT is from Candidatus Omnitrophota bacterium and encodes:
- a CDS encoding DUF4276 family protein, coding for MVTIKLYVEGGGDSDSLHRLCRQSFRIFLEKAGFKGRMPRIVACGGRLAAYDHFKTSNESGETSLLLIDSEDFVASDSPWMHLANPSGDGFTKPENATDEHCHFMVVCMESWFLADKEALISYFGQGFNETALPQNSEIEAISKKDIYDGLHKASSKCKTKAPYGKGKHSFDILLKIDPGKVCKASFWAKRFLETLDAIAGNDRI